In Pseudomonas campi, the sequence TGGACCGCCTATTACCTCAAGCGCCAGGCACCGCAGCTGCGCATCGTCATCCTCGAAGCCGAGACCGCCGGTTTCGGCGCATCCGGGCGCAATGGCGGCTGGCTGATGGGTAACCTGCTCGGCGAAGACCGCCTGCTGGGCGACTTGCCGGCCGCACAACGCAAGGCCGCGTTCGACCTGCTGCACGGCATTCCCGATGAAGTCGGCGCGGTCTTGCAGCGCGAAGGCATCGCCTGCGACTACCGCAAGAGCGGCGTGCTGTATTGCGCGGCGCGCTATCCGGAGCAGCAGGCCAGTTTGCGTGAGCAGCTGCAAGGCCTGCGCGCGCTGGGTCTGGGCGAGGAGGATTACCGCTGGCTGGAGCCCACCGAGCTGGCCCAACAACTGCGCATGGCCAACCCCTACGGCGCGCTGTTTACCCCGCATTGCGCGACCCTGCAGCCGGCCAGGCTGGTGCGTGGCCTGGCCCGCTGCGTCGAGTCCCTTGGGGTGGAAATCTACGAGCAGAGCCGCGTGCTCGACTGGCAACCGGGCCTGCTACGCACCGCCCACGGCAGCGTTCGCGCCGACTGGATCGTGCCGGCCGTGGAAGGCTACGCCGCCAGCCTGCCGCCGCTGGGTCGCTATCAGTTGCCGGTGCAGAGCCTGCTGGTGGCCACCGAACCCTTGCCGGCCGAAACCTGGGCGCAGATCGGCCTGGAGCGTGGCCAGGCCTTCAGCGAGGCCAGTCGCCAGGTCACCTACGGCCAGCGCACGGCCGATGATCGTCTGGTCTTTGGCGCCCGCGGCGGTTACCGCTTCGGTGGCCAGTTGCGCACGGATTTCAATCTGACCAGCGATGAGCGCCAGCTGCGCCGCTACCTGTTCGGCGAGCTGTTCCCCCAACTACGCGAGGTGCGCCTGAGCCACGCCTGGGGCGGCAACCTGGGCATGGCCCGGCGCTTTCACCCGCACATGCTGGCGGACCGGCGCAACGGCATCGCCCTGTCCGGTGGCTACGGGGGCGAAGGGGTCGGGGCGAGCAACCTCGGTGGCCGCACCCTGGCCGCGCTAATCCTCGGCCAGGACAGCGAGCTGACCCGCCAACCCTGGGTCATGCGCGACGGCCACCTGAGCCAGCTGCGCAGCTGGGAGCCGGAGCCGTGCCGCTGGCTCGGCTACAACGCCATCATCCAGAGCTTCGTGCATGAGGACCGGGTGCTGGCCGATCCGCACAGCGCGCCCTGGCGCCGCCGCCTGGCGCAAAACATGGCGGGCTTCATGGAAAGTTTCATGCGTTAGTTAGCGTTAATCGATCCGGAGAAAAACGTGAATATCAGTCATTTCAAGAACACCGCCAGCCTGCTGCTGGAGGAATCCAACCCGGTGGCCGTGCCGCTCAGCGAGCCGGTTGCGGTCACCTCGGTGACCAGCGTCGAGCGCAGCGACGGCGTGGAAACCGGCGTGTGGAAGTGCACACCAGGACGCTGGCGCCGGCAAATCGTGCAGCAGGAGTTCTGC encodes:
- a CDS encoding NAD(P)/FAD-dependent oxidoreductase; the protein is MSDWRTLSLWMDQLDEPLEPRPALGAELQADVAIIGAGYTGLWTAYYLKRQAPQLRIVILEAETAGFGASGRNGGWLMGNLLGEDRLLGDLPAAQRKAAFDLLHGIPDEVGAVLQREGIACDYRKSGVLYCAARYPEQQASLREQLQGLRALGLGEEDYRWLEPTELAQQLRMANPYGALFTPHCATLQPARLVRGLARCVESLGVEIYEQSRVLDWQPGLLRTAHGSVRADWIVPAVEGYAASLPPLGRYQLPVQSLLVATEPLPAETWAQIGLERGQAFSEASRQVTYGQRTADDRLVFGARGGYRFGGQLRTDFNLTSDERQLRRYLFGELFPQLREVRLSHAWGGNLGMARRFHPHMLADRRNGIALSGGYGGEGVGASNLGGRTLAALILGQDSELTRQPWVMRDGHLSQLRSWEPEPCRWLGYNAIIQSFVHEDRVLADPHSAPWRRRLAQNMAGFMESFMR
- a CDS encoding cupin domain-containing protein, whose protein sequence is MNISHFKNTASLLLEESNPVAVPLSEPVAVTSVTSVERSDGVETGVWKCTPGRWRRQIVQQEFCHFIAGRCTFIPDVGEPIAIQAGDAILFPANTTGIWDIQETLRKSYVLIF